A genomic window from bacterium includes:
- the cpaM gene encoding corrinoid protein-associated methyltransferase CpaM — MSYIYMKILELIPEEYDRGVKKFAATDFEALRDDMAASVGPGDRVLDVGCGPGTFALLAASRGARVTGWDRSADMVTFATGKAVELELADNVEFEVRDAPTAPLERESYDAVVMSLALSEMRGAEQLATLEGARHMLRPGGKLVIVDEAPPRRPLRRAWYYFKRFWLKLVVYVVARAVTRPLKDLPATVAGRGFTVTREEYFEGGALLYLVAEKDATRAAPEIAAVSTTLTLGDRLANLAAYCSLYMTFLRAEPGLYRVGEPGPAAPLLVTASFTLTFNLVRRALAGMDAYVLVIDTRGINVWCAAGAGKFDAREVALSHRAFRVAEVPHREPAVLPKLAATGVSRPELEEVYGVAAAYGPVYVCDVPAYVAAGYRKKAAMNRVDWGLAKRLEVTWFFALMNAALVALPLAVFHKLYSPLAVAAVAAISLVIGVLFPWLPTRLYSIKGLAAAALAAVPLLAYKWLAGAGGSSLAAWAAFLAFAGVLLGLEFSGNTSVSSPSQVRQEFKPGLVALAALALAFVLLIVL, encoded by the coding sequence ATGTCGTATATCTATATGAAGATACTGGAGCTTATCCCGGAGGAATACGACCGGGGCGTCAAGAAGTTCGCCGCCACGGATTTCGAGGCCTTGCGCGACGACATGGCGGCGTCGGTGGGCCCGGGCGACCGCGTCCTCGACGTCGGCTGCGGCCCGGGCACCTTCGCGCTGCTCGCGGCCAGCCGGGGCGCCCGCGTCACCGGTTGGGACCGCAGCGCCGACATGGTCACGTTCGCCACCGGCAAGGCCGTGGAGCTCGAGCTGGCCGACAACGTCGAATTCGAGGTCCGCGACGCGCCGACCGCCCCGCTCGAGCGCGAGTCGTACGACGCGGTGGTTATGTCGCTCGCGCTCTCCGAGATGCGCGGCGCCGAGCAGCTCGCTACCCTCGAGGGTGCCCGGCACATGCTTCGGCCGGGGGGCAAGCTCGTAATCGTGGACGAGGCGCCGCCGCGGCGGCCACTGCGCCGCGCCTGGTATTATTTTAAACGGTTCTGGCTCAAGCTGGTCGTGTACGTCGTCGCCCGGGCCGTGACGCGGCCTCTTAAAGACCTGCCGGCAACCGTCGCCGGTCGCGGCTTCACGGTGACGCGAGAGGAGTACTTCGAGGGCGGCGCGCTGCTGTACCTGGTCGCCGAGAAGGACGCGACCCGGGCCGCTCCCGAAATCGCGGCCGTTTCGACGACGTTGACGTTGGGTGACCGCCTCGCGAACCTGGCCGCCTACTGCTCGCTCTATATGACGTTCCTGCGGGCCGAGCCGGGCCTTTATCGGGTGGGGGAGCCGGGGCCCGCGGCGCCGCTCCTGGTGACGGCCAGCTTCACGCTGACGTTCAACCTGGTGCGGCGGGCGCTCGCGGGGATGGACGCGTACGTGCTGGTTATCGATACGCGCGGCATAAATGTATGGTGCGCCGCCGGCGCCGGCAAGTTCGACGCCCGGGAGGTGGCGCTCTCGCATCGGGCGTTCCGCGTGGCGGAGGTGCCGCATCGCGAACCGGCGGTCTTGCCCAAGCTCGCGGCCACCGGCGTCTCCAGGCCCGAGCTGGAGGAGGTTTACGGCGTCGCCGCGGCCTACGGGCCGGTATACGTCTGCGACGTGCCGGCGTACGTCGCCGCCGGCTACCGCAAGAAGGCCGCGATGAACCGCGTCGACTGGGGCCTGGCGAAGCGGCTGGAGGTTACGTGGTTCTTCGCGCTGATGAACGCGGCGTTGGTGGCGCTGCCGCTGGCCGTTTTCCATAAGCTATATTCGCCTTTAGCGGTGGCCGCCGTCGCGGCGATATCGCTCGTAATCGGCGTGCTCTTCCCGTGGCTGCCGACGCGGCTTTATTCCATAAAGGGCCTGGCCGCGGCGGCGCTGGCGGCCGTACCCCTCTTGGCGTATAAATGGCTCGCCGGCGCCGGGGGCTCGAGCCTCGCGGCGTGGGCGGCGTTCCTGGCGTTCGCGGGGGTCCTGTTGGGCCTCGAGTTCTCGGGGAATACGTCGGTCTCGAGCCCGTCGCAGGTCCGGCAGGAGTTCAAGCCGGGGCTGGTGGCGCTCGCGGCGCTGGCGTTGGCCTTTGTATTACTAATCGTGTTATAA
- a CDS encoding ferredoxin family protein yields the protein MITYERDKCIRCGTCFDVCPQLTIDWGSDGFPVQARPQDCMECGACAKNCPAGAIHVEAGVGCFGALVNETLFGKKAGCG from the coding sequence ATGATCACGTACGAGCGCGATAAGTGTATCAGATGCGGGACCTGTTTCGACGTGTGCCCGCAGCTCACGATCGACTGGGGCTCGGACGGCTTCCCGGTCCAGGCGCGGCCGCAGGACTGCATGGAGTGCGGCGCCTGCGCGAAGAACTGTCCGGCGGGGGCGATACACGTCGAGGCCGGCGTCGGCTGCTTCGGCGCGCTGGTCAACGAGACGCTGTTCGGGAAGAAGGCCGGCTGCGGTTGA
- a CDS encoding type II TA system antitoxin MqsA family protein, translating to MKGLCPYCEKETDLEIVRCEEEVIVRGEKIRVHNEYFKCLECGGDFYGPKSPRDHLDDAYREYRRRHKLLQPEEIKNLRSEYGLTQAELSKLLGWGAATISRYENGALQDEAHDKQLQLIAEPANLSLLLDKTPGAMLPSKRERLIESLKEGDFRSCSFENFFNEHLADYGPSWLSGFKKLDLNKLYAAILYLCKGGITETALNKLLFYADFKHFKEYATSITGARYAHLPYGFALNDYALIFGTLVRDGAIEEDEVFHGEYPVKILKPKIRPDLVIFEPSELKILAEIKEHLGRWSAKKLTDFSHKEEGYVDTKDGEIITYEYAKALQI from the coding sequence ATGAAAGGTTTATGCCCTTACTGCGAGAAAGAAACGGACTTAGAAATAGTCCGGTGCGAAGAAGAGGTAATAGTACGCGGTGAAAAAATACGCGTACATAACGAATACTTCAAATGCCTAGAATGCGGCGGTGATTTCTACGGCCCGAAATCCCCTCGGGACCACTTAGACGACGCATACCGCGAATACCGGCGGAGACATAAACTGCTCCAACCTGAGGAGATAAAAAACCTACGTTCGGAATACGGTTTAACGCAAGCCGAGCTAAGCAAACTCTTGGGTTGGGGGGCGGCAACAATAAGCCGCTACGAGAACGGCGCGCTTCAAGACGAAGCACACGATAAGCAACTTCAACTTATTGCGGAACCGGCGAACTTGTCTCTACTTTTAGACAAGACACCCGGAGCGATGCTCCCTAGCAAAAGGGAACGTTTAATAGAAAGCCTAAAAGAAGGGGATTTCCGTTCGTGTTCTTTCGAAAATTTCTTTAATGAACATCTCGCGGACTACGGACCCTCTTGGCTTAGCGGCTTCAAAAAACTCGACCTTAATAAGCTTTACGCCGCTATCCTTTATCTATGCAAAGGAGGTATAACCGAGACCGCGTTAAATAAACTCCTATTCTACGCGGACTTTAAGCACTTCAAGGAATACGCTACTTCCATAACGGGGGCTAGGTATGCCCACCTACCTTACGGCTTCGCGTTAAATGACTACGCTTTGATTTTCGGTACTCTAGTAAGAGATGGCGCCATAGAAGAAGACGAGGTTTTCCACGGTGAATACCCCGTTAAAATATTGAAACCTAAAATACGACCGGACCTCGTTATCTTCGAACCCTCGGAACTTAAAATACTAGCGGAGATTAAAGAACACCTTGGCCGTTGGAGCGCCAAGAAGCTAACCGACTTTTCTCATAAAGAAGAAGGTTACGTAGATACGAAAGACGGCGAAATTATTACGTACGAATACGCGAAAGCGCTACAAATTTAG